Proteins found in one Thermoleophilaceae bacterium genomic segment:
- a CDS encoding sugar ABC transporter permease, protein MSAAQATVAARPRRRRSEISERRLAAYLVSPSLIVIALVAAYPIGYAIWLSLNQYSVIHPGLSRWVGLDNYRDALTSADFWSAVKTTFIFTAISVTLELVLGLIMALLMHSAFRGRAVLRAVVLVPWAVLTVGVAMMWKTIFDPDLGFINQVFQALHLPGAHTVWLGQSGWAMAAMIFADVWKTAPFMALLLLAGLQVIPDDVYEAAKVDGATAWQRFVSITLPLLRPAILVALIFRTLDALRIFDLPYVLTQGANGTTTLSLYAYQQLTANRLIGPGSALAVLTFIIVMAVSFLYIRLVGGNIRALADEK, encoded by the coding sequence CCGCCGCTCCGAGATATCGGAGCGGCGGCTCGCCGCGTACCTGGTGTCGCCGTCGCTGATCGTCATCGCGCTCGTGGCGGCCTATCCCATCGGGTACGCGATCTGGCTGTCGCTCAACCAGTACAGCGTCATCCACCCAGGCCTCTCGCGCTGGGTGGGGCTGGACAACTACCGGGACGCGCTCACCTCGGCCGACTTCTGGAGCGCGGTCAAGACCACCTTCATCTTCACCGCCATCTCGGTCACGCTCGAGCTCGTGCTCGGGTTGATCATGGCGCTCCTGATGCACTCCGCCTTCCGCGGCCGCGCGGTGCTTCGGGCGGTGGTGCTCGTGCCGTGGGCGGTGCTCACCGTCGGCGTCGCGATGATGTGGAAGACCATCTTCGACCCCGACCTCGGCTTCATCAACCAGGTGTTCCAGGCGCTGCACCTGCCGGGCGCTCACACCGTCTGGCTCGGCCAGAGCGGCTGGGCGATGGCGGCCATGATCTTCGCCGACGTGTGGAAGACGGCGCCGTTCATGGCGCTGCTCCTGCTGGCCGGGCTGCAGGTGATCCCCGACGACGTGTACGAGGCGGCGAAGGTGGACGGCGCGACGGCGTGGCAGCGCTTCGTGAGCATCACCCTTCCGCTGCTTCGCCCGGCGATCCTCGTGGCGCTGATCTTCCGCACGCTCGACGCGCTCCGGATCTTCGACCTGCCGTATGTGCTCACGCAGGGCGCGAACGGCACCACCACGCTGTCGCTCTACGCGTACCAGCAGCTCACGGCCAATCGCCTGATCGGGCCCGGCTCGGCACTGGCCGTGCTCACGTTCATCATCGTGATGGCCGTGTCCTTCCTGTACATCCGGCTCGTGGGCGGCAACATCCGAGCCCTGGCGGACGAGAAATGA